A single genomic interval of Oryza sativa Japonica Group chromosome 7, ASM3414082v1 harbors:
- the LOC4343458 gene encoding protein ACCELERATED CELL DEATH 6, whose product MDFGPCNETLDTELLHVLTSGDEVRMADLLGRERRGHGHSLSQVAIRVDDDDDGRAPAGASRLLGVTTGNGNTALHVAATRGHAALAALVCATAPALAATRNRFLDTPLHCAAKSGHRDVAACLLSEMLRAGGAASAALPLRRATNCLGATALHEAVRNGHAGVVALLMAEAPELASVANDGGVSPLYLAATVGSVDIVRALLHPLPDGTPSPASAAGPDGRTALHSAATTSKEIAREILDWKPEGRTLLTKADSSGRTPLHFAISSQIERFDVFQLFLDAEPSLALVCDIQGSFPLHVAAVMGSVRIVVELIQKCPNNYNDLVDDRGRNFLHCAVEHNKESIVRYICRDDRFGILMNAMDNEGNTPLHLAAEYGHPRMVSLLLETMSVDVAITNRDGLTAADLAYRHLQPGLHYFLNPRAVVKNLFYCTRAPVTLEGDHARTGIPSAMEDADAPKDSGGVTSTGTVASVLIATVTFAAALTVPGGYVADDHPNAGTAASAGRFAFRAFAVSDTMAFLCSIVGTCLLVVGEAREVRPSRGRLRAYQGSAWALVTAGAQFMVAAFAFGLQVALGGGADSRWLVVFVHALCSASVLLCFPGIWAPFCLGKVIWRRAGWRGLTNLHRCPSSLEEFLWCFVTSFLAKTLLRTFLPVLIAVTLVVAIVLNIAKPNC is encoded by the exons ATGGATTTCGGACCTTGCAACGAGACGCTCGACACCGAACTGCTACACGTGCTGACCTCCGGCGACGAGGTCCGCATGGCGGACCTGCTGGGCAGAGAACGCCGTGGCCATGGCCACTCCCTGTCCCAGGTGGCGATacgcgtcgacgacgacgacgacggccgcgcgCCGGCGGGAGCGAGCCGCCTCCTTGGCGTGACGACGGGCAACGGCAACACGGCGCTGCACGTGGCCGCCACCCGCGGGCACGCCGCGCTCGCGGCGCTGGTCTGCGCGACGGCGCCCGCGCTGGCCGCCACGCGCAACAGGTTCCTCGACACGCCTCTGCACTGCGCGGCCAAGTCCGGGCACCGCGACGTGGCGGCCTGCCTCCTGTCAGAGATGCTgcgagccggcggcgcggcgtcagCGGCGCTGCCGCTGCGGCGGGCGACGAACTGCCTGGGCGCCACCGCCTTGCACGAGGCCGTGCGGAACGGCCACGCCGGGGTGGTGGCTCTCCTCATGGCGGAGGCTCCCGAGCTGGCCTCCGTGGCCAACGACGGTGGCGTCTCGCCGCTGTACCTGGCGGCGACGGTTGGCTCCGTGGACATTGTCCGGGCGCTGCTCCACCCGTTGCCTGATGGAACGCCCTCGCCGGCCTCGGCCGCTGGTCCGGACGGACGGACAGCTTTGCATTCTGCGGCAACTACTAGCAAAG AAATCGCGCGAGAAATACTGGACTGGAAGCCAGAGGGTCGAACACTGCTAACCAAAGCTGATTCGTCGGGCAGAACACCTCTCCACTTTGCTATATCATCACAAATTGAGCGGTTTGACGTGTTTCAGCTGTTCCTAGATGCAGAGCCCTCCCTAGCTCTGGTTTGTGATATCCAAGGATCATTTCCTTTGCATGTTGCTGCTGTGATGGGCAGTGTTAGGATCGTCGTTGAGCTCATACAGAAATGCCCCAACAACTACAACGATTTGGTCGATGATCGAGGAAGAAATTTTCTGCATTGTGCTGTTGAACATAACAAGGAAAGCATAGTTCGCTACATTTGCCGAGATGACAGGTTTGGTATCCTGATGAATGCAATGGACAATGAAGGAAATACTCCCCTCCATTTGGCCGCCGAGTATGGGCACCCAAGGATGGTCAGTTTACTCTTGGAGACGATGAGCGTCGATGTAGCCATTACCAACAGggatggtctaactgctgctGACCTTGCTTATCGCCATCTGCAACCTGGTTTGCACTATTTTCTG AATCCTCGAGCCGTGGTAAAGAATCTCTTCTACTGCACCAGAGCACCGGTTACCCTAGAAGGGGATCATGCTAGGACTGGCATCCCATCGGCCATGGAGGATGCCGATGCTCCCAAGGACAGTGGTGGCGTGACATCCACCGGAACAGTCGCGTCCGTGCTGATCGCCACGGTGACGTTCGCGGCGGCTCTCACCGTTCCGGGGGGCTACGTCGCCGACGACCACCCGAACGccgggacggcggcgtcggccgggCGGTTCGCCTTCAGGGCGTTCGCGGTGTCGGACACCATGGCGTTCCTCTGCTCCATCGTGGGCAcctgcctcctcgtcgtcggcgaggcGAGGGAGGTCCGGCCGAGCAGGGGCCGTCTCCGCGCCTACCAGGGGTCGGCGTGGGCGCTCGTGACGGCCGGGGCGCAGTTCATGGTCGCCGCGTTCGCGTTCGGGCTCCAGGtcgcgctcggcggcggcgcggacagCCGGTGGCTGGTGGTGTTCGTCCACGCGCTGTGCTCGGCATCGGTGCTGCTCTGCTTCCCGGGCATCTGGGCGCCGTTCTGCCTCGGGAAGGTGATCTGGAGGCGCGCCGGATGGCGAGGGCTCACGAATCTTCACCGGTGTCCGTCCAGTTTGGAAGAGTTCTTGTGGTGTTTCGTGACAAGCTTCTTGGCCAAAACTCTCTTGCGGACATTCCTCCCGGTGCTTATCGCGGTCACCTTGGTCGTCGCCATCGTGCTAAATATTGCAAAGCCCAACTGCTGA
- the LOC4343460 gene encoding aspartic proteinase nepenthesin-1 produces the protein MSSSTAAILALVIILLPPITLAGDLHGFRATLTRIHELSPGKYSEAVRRDSHRIAFLSDATAAGKATTTNSSVSFQALLENGVGGYNMNISVGTPLLTFSVVADTGSDLIWTQCAPCTKCFQQPAPPFQPASSSTFSKLPCTSSFCQFLPNSIRTCNATGCVYNYKYGSGYTAGYLATETLKVGDASFPSVAFGCSTENGVGNSTSGIAGLGRGALSLIPQLGVGRFSYCLRSGSAAGASPILFGSLANLTDGNVQSTPFVNNPAVHPSYYYVNLTGITVGETDLPVTTSTFGFTQNGLGGGTIVDSGTTLTYLAKDGYEMVKQAFLSQTADVTTVNGTRGLDLCFKSTGGGGGGIAVPSLVLRFDGGAEYAVPTYFAGVETDSQGSVTVACLMMLPAKGDQPMSVIGNVMQMDMHLLYDLDGGIFSFAPADCAKV, from the coding sequence ATGTCATCCAGCACTGCTGCCATACTAGCCCtcgtcatcatcctcctcccgccgataaCTCTCGCCGGCGATCTTCATGGCTTCCGCGCCACTCTTACTCGCATCCACGAGCTCTCCCCCGGCAAATACTCGGAAGCGGTACGCCGCGACAGCCACCGCATCGCTTTTCTCTCCGACGCCACCGCAGCCGGCaaggccaccaccaccaactcgTCGGTCAGTTTCCAGGCACTGCTTGAGAACGGCGTGGGAGGGTACAACATGAACATCTCCGTCGGCACGCCGCTACTCACCTTCTCGGTCGTGGCCGACACCGGCAGTGACCTCATCTGGACGCAGTGCGCGCCGTGCACCAAATGCTTCCAGCAGCCTGCGCCGCCATTCcagccggcgagctcctccaccTTCTCCAAGCTCCCGTGCACCAGCTCCTTCTGCCAGTTCCTACCCAACTCCATCCGCACGTGCAACGCCACCGGCTGCGTCTACAACTACAAGTACGGCAGCGGCTACACCGCGGGCTACCTCGCCACCGAGACGCTCAAAGTCGGGGACGCCTCTTTCCCCAGCGTCGCGTTCGGGTGCAGCACGGAGAACGGCGTGGGCAACTCGACGTCGGGCATCGCGGGTCTTGGCCGCGGCGCGCTGTCCCTCATACCGCAGCTCGGCGTCGGCCGGTTCTCGTACTGCCTCCGCTCCGGCTCTGCCGCCGGCGCCAGCCCGATACTGTTCGGCTCCCTGGCCAATCTTACGGACGGAAATGTCCAGTCGACGCCGTTCGTCAACAACCCCGCGGTACACCCCTCGTACTACTACGTCAACCTCACCGGCATCACCGTCGGTGAGACGGACCTCCCGGTGACGACCAGCACGTTCGGCTTCACGCAGaacggcctcggcggcggcacgaTCGTGGACTCCGGCACCACGCTCACGTACCTCGCCAAAGACGGCTACGAGATGGTGAAGCAGGCCTTCCTGTCCCAGACGGCTGACGTGACCACGGTGAACGGCACGCGCGGCTTGGACCTGTGCTTCAAGagtaccggcggcggcggcggcggcatagcCGTGCCGAGTCTGGTGCTGCGCTTCGATGGCGGAGCTGAGTACGCCGTGCCAACTTACTTCGCCGGAGTTGAGACGGACTCGCAGGGCAGTGTGACCGTAGCGTGCTTGATGATGCTGCCGGCGAAGGGTGACCAGCCGATGTCTGTCATAGGCAACGTGATGCAGATGGACATGCACCTGCTCTACGATCTCGACGGCGGGATTTTCTCCTTCGCTCCGGCGGATTGCGCCAAAGTGTGA